In the Oscillospiraceae bacterium genome, AAACTTCTGAGAAATACTTTTGAATGCGCCCCTCAACAATCTTCTCAGCAACGTGTTGCGGCTTTCCCTCTTCAACAATCTGAGTCATTATGATGTTCTTTTCGTTTTCAACAACGGCAGGGTCGGCATCTTGCGAACGCAGCCACAACGGGTTCATCGCCGCCGTTTGCATAGCAACATTGCGCCCCAGTTCAACCACTGCGTCATTGCCTTTGAGGTTATCACTGACCGACAGATTAATCAACACACCAATGCGTCCACCCATATGGTTATAAGCAACATTCACGCCGTTACCACAATTGCAGACAAAACGCCGAATCTTCAAATTCTCACCGATGACTTGCACATTTTCGCTCAACATTTCAGCCACCGTCATACCGCTGTCCGGATACGGCAATGCTTCCAATGCCGCTAAGTCCTTGGGGCACTCTTTGGCAATCACATCGGCAACCGCATTGACAAACTCAACAA is a window encoding:
- the tsf gene encoding translation elongation factor Ts: MSFTANDVKILREATGAGMMDCKNALQETGGDIEKATLFLREKGLAAAAKKAGRIAAEGMVCATVCNDCSCGNGAIVEINSETDFAAKADKFVEFVNAVADVIAKECPKDLAALEALPYPDSGMTVAEMLSENVQVIGENLKIRRFVCNCGNGVNVAYNHMGGRIGVLINLSVSDNLKGNDAVVELGRNVAMQTAAMNPLWLRSQDADPAVVENEKNIIMTQIVEEGKPQHVAEKIVEGRIQKYFSEVCLLNQLYVKGDKITVQQYIDETAKTLGGEIVLNSFVRYEKGEGLEKKEDNFADEVSKMVQ